The proteins below are encoded in one region of Metabacillus dongyingensis:
- a CDS encoding GNAT family N-acetyltransferase has protein sequence MLTEKQLVEIGELQHECEANDKIQLKLNWEMLRNRSENEQSDFLLYEDGKLAAFLGIYSFGKKAELCGMVKPEYRRKGIFSKLMKQALSACTERKYREVLFNAPAQSAAAKDFLKTISCEYSFSEYQMKWAEKELAADNHVTLRQSEPSDLPLEIQLDVSCFGYMEQDASDYSHCIKREDDQEFIIIEFENKAVGKMRVSHTNGEAWIYGFAVLPDYQGRGIGRNALHKIIAKENEAGYPIFLEVEAKNAHALKLYESCGFKSFHVQDYYEWQKSS, from the coding sequence ATGTTAACTGAAAAACAGCTGGTCGAGATTGGGGAGCTTCAGCATGAGTGCGAAGCTAACGATAAAATACAATTAAAACTGAACTGGGAGATGCTTAGAAATCGTTCTGAAAATGAACAGAGTGATTTTCTTCTTTATGAAGATGGAAAGCTAGCGGCATTTTTGGGAATATACAGCTTTGGAAAAAAAGCTGAACTATGCGGCATGGTCAAACCAGAGTACAGAAGAAAAGGGATTTTCTCTAAGCTTATGAAACAGGCTTTGTCAGCCTGCACAGAGCGAAAGTACAGGGAAGTTCTTTTTAATGCTCCTGCACAGTCTGCTGCTGCAAAGGATTTCCTGAAAACCATTTCATGTGAATATTCCTTCTCTGAATATCAAATGAAGTGGGCGGAAAAAGAACTTGCCGCCGATAATCATGTCACGTTAAGGCAATCTGAACCCAGTGATCTGCCGCTCGAGATTCAGCTGGATGTAAGCTGCTTTGGATACATGGAACAAGATGCATCAGATTACAGCCATTGCATCAAACGTGAAGATGATCAGGAATTTATTATAATTGAATTTGAAAACAAAGCAGTGGGGAAAATGCGTGTTTCTCATACAAATGGGGAGGCATGGATTTACGGATTTGCTGTGCTGCCTGATTATCAGGGCAGGGGCATCGGAAGAAATGCTTTGCATAAAATAATTGCAAAGGAAAATGAAGCAGGCTATCCGATCTTCCTTGAAGTGGAGGCTAAAAATGCTCATGCTCTTAAACTGTATGAATCATGCGGATTCAAGTCGTTTCATGTTCAGGATTATTATGAATGGCAGAAAAGCAGTTAG
- a CDS encoding fatty acid desaturase, giving the protein MSKELQKNLRKQVAPYEKANTKDSIKQIINTIVPFIILWVLAYQSLSISYFLTLGLAVLAGGFLIRIFIIFHDCCHHSFFKNRKANKIVGTITGVLTLFPYSQWQHDHSIHHATSSNLDKRGTGDIWVLTVDEYLAEPVWRRIAYRLYRNPIVMFGIGPTYVFLIKNRFNKKGAKTSEKMNTYLTNALIAAAAAALCFTIGWEAFLLVQGPTFLISGSLGVWLFYVQHTFEDSYFEEDENWDYVKAAVEGSSFYKLPKPLQWLTGNIGYHHVHHLSPRVPNYRLEEAHNNTAPLQNIPTITLATSLQSLKFRLWDERSKKFVGYKEIRALAKMRSSHQI; this is encoded by the coding sequence ATGAGCAAAGAATTGCAAAAAAACTTACGAAAACAAGTAGCACCATATGAAAAAGCAAATACGAAAGACAGCATCAAGCAGATCATCAATACGATAGTACCCTTTATTATCCTTTGGGTGCTTGCATATCAGAGTCTGTCGATTTCATACTTCCTGACACTTGGACTTGCTGTCCTGGCTGGTGGATTTTTAATAAGAATTTTTATTATTTTTCATGATTGCTGTCATCACTCGTTCTTTAAGAACCGTAAAGCAAATAAAATCGTTGGTACGATTACTGGTGTTTTAACGCTGTTTCCATACAGCCAATGGCAGCATGACCATTCGATTCATCATGCAACAAGCAGTAATTTAGATAAGCGCGGAACAGGCGACATTTGGGTTCTCACAGTGGATGAATATCTGGCAGAGCCGGTATGGCGCAGAATTGCCTATCGTCTATACCGCAATCCGATTGTGATGTTCGGAATCGGACCAACCTACGTTTTTCTTATCAAGAACCGTTTTAATAAAAAAGGTGCAAAGACAAGTGAAAAAATGAACACTTATCTTACGAATGCATTAATTGCAGCAGCAGCGGCTGCTTTGTGTTTCACGATTGGATGGGAAGCCTTTCTTTTAGTACAAGGTCCGACTTTCTTAATCTCGGGATCATTGGGAGTATGGCTTTTCTACGTACAGCATACATTCGAGGATTCTTATTTTGAAGAAGATGAAAACTGGGATTATGTAAAAGCAGCTGTAGAAGGAAGTTCTTTTTATAAGCTTCCAAAGCCGCTTCAATGGCTTACAGGCAACATCGGCTATCATCATGTTCATCACTTGAGCCCGAGGGTGCCGAACTACCGTCTTGAAGAAGCGCACAACAACACAGCACCTCTTCAAAACATTCCGACGATTACACTTGCAACAAGCTTGCAGTCACTAAAATTCCGTTTATGGGATGAAAGAAGCAAGAAGTTTGTCGGATATAAAGAAATAAGAGCTCTCGCGAAAATGAGAAGCAGTCATCAGATATAA
- a CDS encoding alpha/beta hydrolase gives MSERYPVLKGAEPFYFEGNSVGILVSHGFTGSTQSMRPLGEAYAKAGYTVCGPRLKGHGTHYEEMEGTTYEDWTASVEEGYQWLSARCSTIFVTGLSMGGTLTLYLAQKHPEIKAIIPINAAIDIPNMAGAQQIQARFLDAIGSDIKNPAVTELAYEKTPVQSLKEINKLMALVKKNLYEITCPALIFVSSVDNVVPPDNSKVIYEEISSRNKNLITLENSYHVATLDHDQQQIIDETLHFIEKVLNQTAV, from the coding sequence ATGTCAGAAAGATATCCGGTATTAAAAGGAGCAGAACCATTTTATTTTGAAGGGAATTCGGTCGGGATTCTCGTATCACACGGATTCACAGGCTCAACACAAAGCATGCGCCCGCTTGGAGAAGCCTACGCAAAAGCCGGATACACTGTATGCGGACCTCGGCTTAAAGGCCACGGTACACACTATGAGGAAATGGAAGGAACAACTTATGAGGATTGGACTGCTTCTGTTGAAGAAGGTTATCAATGGCTGTCTGCGCGCTGCAGCACCATCTTTGTTACTGGACTTTCAATGGGAGGCACGCTTACTCTCTATCTCGCCCAAAAACATCCGGAAATAAAAGCGATCATCCCCATAAATGCTGCTATTGATATTCCGAACATGGCAGGAGCCCAGCAAATTCAGGCCAGATTTCTGGACGCAATTGGTTCTGATATTAAAAATCCTGCGGTAACCGAGCTTGCTTATGAAAAAACACCTGTTCAATCATTAAAAGAGATTAATAAGCTCATGGCATTAGTGAAAAAAAACCTGTATGAGATTACATGTCCTGCGCTTATTTTCGTTTCATCAGTGGACAACGTTGTCCCGCCGGATAACTCAAAGGTCATTTATGAAGAAATTTCTTCAAGGAATAAAAATCTGATCACACTTGAAAACAGCTACCATGTCGCTACGCTTGACCATGACCAGCAGCAGATCATTGATGAGACGCTTCATTTTATTGAAAAAGTACTGAATCAGACTGCTGTTTAA
- a CDS encoding DinB family protein — MYLTVQSFISDYKNEAAVTQKLLDSLTDSSLKQGVAPGHRSLGDLAWHLVPASGMLEPMGLKVQGPPNSEHPAKAAEIAEQYRVSVQSLLEGVSEWDDEKMQETKEVFGFQWKNGMTLSLFVKHEIHHRGQLTVLMRQAGLPVTGAYGPSKEEWSDMGAPTS; from the coding sequence ATGTATTTAACTGTACAAAGCTTTATCAGCGACTACAAAAATGAAGCAGCAGTCACACAAAAATTGCTAGATTCTTTAACAGATTCCTCATTAAAGCAGGGTGTTGCACCCGGCCATCGGTCTCTTGGTGATCTGGCATGGCATTTGGTGCCGGCTTCAGGAATGCTTGAACCGATGGGGTTAAAAGTTCAGGGGCCTCCAAACAGCGAGCATCCAGCAAAAGCAGCAGAGATTGCAGAGCAATACCGCGTGTCGGTTCAATCTCTTCTTGAGGGCGTAAGTGAATGGGATGATGAGAAGATGCAGGAAACAAAAGAAGTGTTTGGTTTTCAGTGGAAAAACGGGATGACCTTATCACTATTCGTTAAACATGAAATCCACCATCGCGGACAACTGACTGTTTTGATGCGTCAGGCAGGACTTCCAGTTACCGGCGCTTATGGGCCTTCAAAAGAAGAATGGTCTGATATGGGAGCTCCAACTTCTTAA
- a CDS encoding GNAT family N-acetyltransferase: MQLLIKKMNRRMAAEILQWNYKPPYDFYNMELTEGNINGMLSNSYYAVVDLNSRLIGFFCLGKPAQVPNGPLPEIYSENMIDIGLGLEPDRTGRGMGHLFFSFILHHVHMGFPNMPLRLTVASFNKRAIRLYKSAGFIEKASFDTGHSAFLVMVKK; encoded by the coding sequence ATGCAGTTATTAATAAAAAAGATGAACCGAAGAATGGCTGCTGAAATTCTGCAATGGAACTACAAACCGCCTTATGATTTTTATAACATGGAGCTTACAGAAGGCAATATCAATGGAATGCTGTCAAACTCTTATTATGCAGTGGTTGACTTAAACAGCAGATTAATAGGCTTTTTTTGCCTGGGAAAACCGGCTCAAGTTCCGAACGGCCCTCTTCCGGAAATCTATTCAGAGAATATGATTGATATCGGCCTTGGTCTTGAGCCGGACAGAACAGGCAGAGGAATGGGCCATTTGTTTTTTTCGTTCATCCTGCATCATGTTCACATGGGATTTCCCAATATGCCTCTTAGATTAACTGTGGCTTCTTTTAATAAAAGGGCCATTCGTCTATACAAAAGTGCAGGATTTATTGAAAAAGCAAGTTTTGACACAGGGCATTCAGCCTTCTTAGTCATGGTCAAAAAATAA
- a CDS encoding MFS transporter encodes MKRFHYSWIILSVTFLAIIVAGIIRSSSGVFIVPFEKEFGWDRPVISLAFAISLFLYGLSGPFMAALIEVLGIKKMMILAMATLLSGIVLTFFMQDSWQLILIWGVIIGLGSGLFLTVLSPYVANRWFIKRRGLAVGILTASTATGQLILLPVLAWITEAYSWREAISLVLFLCLGMFVIILVFMKNSPMDIGILPYGSENEEPIESSAEKKNPIIMAFQGLIEAIKAKEFWLLAGSFFICGLSTSGLIGTHFIPVCISFGIPAVTAAGLLSFMGIFDLIGTTASGWLSDRFDNRWLLFWYYGLRGLSLLLLPYALFEGSTTLLIIFSIFYGLDWIATVPPTIGISRQVFGVEKSGIIYGWIFAAHQAGAAAAAFGGGMIYKVLSSYTWAFLISGLFCLVASLFVLVIKKQEAPAILKGHTVKG; translated from the coding sequence ATGAAACGTTTTCACTATAGCTGGATCATTTTATCTGTCACTTTTTTGGCTATTATTGTAGCTGGAATTATCAGATCTTCCTCTGGGGTATTTATCGTGCCTTTTGAGAAGGAATTTGGGTGGGACCGGCCCGTCATATCGCTTGCATTTGCCATCAGTCTGTTTCTATATGGCCTGTCAGGTCCATTTATGGCTGCCCTGATCGAAGTGCTTGGCATAAAAAAAATGATGATTCTTGCAATGGCCACCTTACTGTCAGGGATTGTACTCACTTTTTTCATGCAGGATTCCTGGCAGCTTATTCTCATATGGGGTGTTATTATAGGTCTTGGTTCTGGGTTGTTTTTGACAGTATTGAGCCCTTATGTTGCAAATCGATGGTTTATTAAAAGGAGAGGGCTTGCTGTTGGAATTCTGACAGCAAGCACGGCTACCGGCCAGTTGATTTTACTGCCGGTTTTAGCCTGGATCACAGAAGCTTATTCATGGCGGGAAGCCATTTCCCTCGTTTTATTTCTTTGTCTGGGAATGTTTGTAATCATCCTGGTTTTTATGAAAAATTCACCAATGGATATCGGGATTTTGCCTTATGGATCAGAGAATGAAGAACCAATAGAAAGCTCGGCCGAAAAGAAAAATCCGATCATCATGGCATTTCAGGGCTTAATCGAAGCAATAAAAGCAAAGGAGTTTTGGCTGCTTGCAGGAAGCTTTTTTATATGCGGGCTATCGACGAGCGGGTTGATCGGAACGCATTTTATTCCGGTGTGCATCAGTTTTGGTATACCGGCAGTGACAGCTGCGGGCTTGCTGTCCTTTATGGGCATCTTTGATTTAATCGGAACAACGGCGTCCGGATGGCTTTCAGATCGATTTGATAATCGCTGGCTGCTGTTTTGGTATTACGGACTAAGAGGTTTGTCTTTGCTGTTATTGCCATATGCATTATTTGAAGGCTCTACAACTCTATTAATCATTTTCTCTATTTTTTACGGATTGGACTGGATTGCGACTGTTCCGCCCACGATTGGCATATCGCGGCAAGTCTTTGGTGTTGAAAAGAGCGGAATTATTTATGGATGGATTTTTGCTGCACATCAAGCTGGTGCTGCAGCGGCCGCATTTGGCGGAGGAATGATCTATAAGGTTCTCAGCTCTTACACGTGGGCTTTTCTTATATCTGGTCTATTCTGCTTGGTGGCGAGTCTGTTTGTTTTAGTGATTAAGAAGCAGGAAGCGCCTGCTATTTTGAAAGGCCATACTGTAAAAGGCTGA
- a CDS encoding response regulator transcription factor, which produces MIRIVIAEDQQMLLGALGSLLNLEDDMEVVGKAHNGEEAVALVKKFNPDICITDIEMPGMNGLEAAEQLKAEGCKVIILTTFSRSGYFQRAVKAGVSAYLLKDSPSEELASSIRSVMEGRRIYAPELMDDVYSEENPLTEREKEVLELVADGMNTKEIAEELSIKAGTVRNYISTIFEKLEVKNRIEAISQSKEKGWFK; this is translated from the coding sequence ATGATCCGAATCGTTATTGCAGAGGATCAGCAAATGCTTTTAGGCGCATTAGGATCACTGCTGAATTTGGAAGATGATATGGAAGTTGTAGGGAAGGCTCATAACGGGGAAGAGGCTGTGGCCCTTGTGAAAAAATTCAATCCTGATATTTGCATTACAGACATAGAAATGCCTGGAATGAATGGACTCGAAGCCGCCGAACAGCTGAAGGCGGAAGGCTGTAAAGTGATTATCTTAACAACGTTCTCACGCTCTGGATATTTTCAGCGAGCGGTAAAAGCGGGAGTTAGTGCCTATCTATTAAAGGACAGCCCAAGCGAAGAGCTTGCAAGCTCGATCCGCAGTGTAATGGAAGGCAGAAGAATTTACGCACCTGAACTCATGGATGATGTGTACAGTGAAGAAAATCCTTTAACGGAACGGGAAAAAGAAGTGCTTGAGCTGGTCGCAGACGGAATGAACACAAAAGAAATTGCCGAAGAACTTAGCATTAAAGCGGGAACCGTCCGGAATTATATCTCAACAATCTTTGAAAAGCTGGAAGTTAAAAATCGAATAGAGGCCATTTCCCAATCGAAGGAAAAAGGCTGGTTTAAATAA
- a CDS encoding VOC family protein yields the protein MEFHQHPHTYVGQVSIKVQDLNRALTFYQDVIGFKILDQTERHANLTADGKTVLLSLEQPENISPKQPRTTGLYHFALLLPNRSDLGRVLQHLVQISYPIGASDHYVSEALYLNDPDGNGIEIYADRAASEWTWQDGQVSMATEPLDAQSVLAEGKGEPWTVLPDETVMGHIHLHVSDLKDTEEFYGKGLGFEVVTRYGRQALFMSTGGYHHHIGLNTWAGEGAPAPSENSVGLKWFTLVFPDEEARTKAIQQLKQTGADVLEENGELITADPSGNRILLKI from the coding sequence ATGGAGTTTCATCAGCATCCGCATACGTATGTAGGTCAAGTCAGCATTAAAGTTCAGGATTTAAACAGGGCTCTAACGTTTTATCAGGATGTGATCGGCTTTAAAATTCTTGATCAAACTGAAAGGCATGCTAATTTAACAGCTGACGGCAAGACTGTTCTTCTGTCGCTTGAACAGCCGGAAAATATTTCACCTAAACAGCCTCGAACAACTGGGCTTTATCATTTTGCTCTGCTGCTGCCTAACCGGTCAGACTTAGGCAGGGTGCTGCAGCATTTGGTTCAGATCAGCTATCCTATTGGAGCATCCGATCATTATGTGAGTGAAGCCCTTTATTTAAATGATCCGGACGGCAACGGAATTGAAATTTATGCAGACCGTGCAGCATCAGAGTGGACATGGCAGGATGGTCAGGTTTCCATGGCTACAGAACCGCTTGATGCTCAAAGTGTTCTGGCTGAAGGGAAGGGTGAACCATGGACTGTTCTTCCTGATGAAACAGTAATGGGACATATCCATCTGCACGTATCTGACTTGAAAGATACAGAAGAATTTTATGGAAAAGGTCTGGGATTTGAGGTTGTCACCCGTTACGGCAGACAGGCTTTATTCATGTCAACAGGCGGCTATCATCACCATATCGGTTTAAACACATGGGCTGGAGAAGGTGCCCCTGCTCCGTCCGAAAACAGCGTCGGGTTAAAATGGTTTACACTCGTCTTTCCGGATGAAGAAGCAAGAACTAAAGCTATTCAGCAATTAAAGCAGACAGGTGCAGACGTCTTGGAGGAAAACGGCGAGCTGATCACGGCAGACCCTTCCGGTAACCGGATTTTATTAAAAATTTAA
- a CDS encoding NUDIX domain-containing protein — protein sequence MTKHILFAEFREVQTIRSGTGFVDFLIVDEEELASYQPLAGSFVIFRSRGKILLCFSIKKKKWELPGGRRKLGESPKECAIRELFEETGQVVPELEFAGLLKKRKKRTGKIKYSPIFFASAKDLMPFKVNKETSEIRLWDLTENIGSVNKTDFRLLTRLEEMLLDGNWTWNEG from the coding sequence ATGACCAAGCATATTCTCTTTGCAGAATTCAGGGAGGTACAGACAATCAGGAGCGGAACAGGATTTGTTGATTTTTTAATAGTAGATGAAGAGGAATTAGCTTCATATCAGCCATTGGCAGGATCATTTGTTATTTTCAGAAGCAGGGGTAAAATTTTGCTTTGTTTCAGTATAAAGAAAAAGAAATGGGAGCTTCCCGGCGGGAGAAGGAAGTTAGGAGAATCTCCGAAAGAATGCGCGATAAGAGAGTTATTTGAGGAAACCGGGCAAGTTGTTCCGGAACTGGAATTTGCCGGTTTGCTGAAAAAAAGGAAGAAGCGCACTGGGAAAATTAAGTACAGTCCAATTTTTTTTGCTTCTGCAAAGGATTTAATGCCGTTTAAAGTGAATAAAGAAACATCTGAGATTCGTTTATGGGACCTTACTGAAAACATAGGCTCTGTAAATAAAACCGATTTTAGGCTCTTGACCCGTTTGGAAGAGATGCTGTTAGATGGAAATTGGACTTGGAATGAAGGATAA
- a CDS encoding DinB family protein, whose protein sequence is MEHTIMQHMEIVRGITVNTLSRIPEETADIIPAGYNNNIRWNFGHIAYIQEKLVFDLAGEEAGVPGHYKELFSAGTKPSDWNGTPPSFAEISEVLKNQKDRLKEFIPGHFHQKLNEPFTNRAGITFHTVGATFLFSFYHEAMHIETIKRIYQAIKKS, encoded by the coding sequence ATGGAACATACAATTATGCAGCACATGGAGATTGTGAGAGGAATAACAGTAAACACACTCAGCAGAATACCTGAGGAAACAGCAGACATCATACCTGCAGGCTATAACAATAACATCCGCTGGAACTTTGGACATATTGCCTACATACAGGAAAAGCTTGTTTTTGACCTCGCTGGAGAAGAAGCTGGAGTGCCTGGGCATTACAAGGAACTGTTCAGCGCTGGGACTAAACCGTCTGATTGGAATGGCACACCGCCCTCATTTGCTGAGATCTCAGAAGTGCTGAAAAATCAAAAGGATAGGTTAAAAGAGTTCATTCCGGGCCACTTTCATCAAAAGTTGAATGAGCCCTTCACCAATCGTGCCGGCATCACATTTCATACTGTAGGAGCAACCTTTTTATTCAGTTTCTATCACGAAGCCATGCATATTGAAACAATAAAGCGGATCTACCAGGCAATTAAGAAATCTTAA
- a CDS encoding helix-turn-helix domain-containing protein yields MKKTIEFFACPETYKKLQLFSTCEELDASIYNHLKDENNRLTKTMIEVLKLIGRYSLKYMGVSFLSKNKIGELTGKSRRTVIRVCQKLEEFGMIRQYALKRKSDNQQTSNAIVILPHQKKQNVTQERLQIVTPISHPSLSIKTELKTYPEIEPLSPFQTFQHMCHCFIEDQKLISRMYGIYQAHIVHLKDIYIEKTLLSIGIEAAKIAFQAVKRKKIRSISGYFNGVLNQLLDRLYFEDMEENHWCCND; encoded by the coding sequence ATGAAAAAAACGATTGAATTTTTTGCATGCCCTGAGACTTATAAAAAGCTGCAGCTCTTCAGCACATGCGAAGAGCTTGACGCATCCATCTACAATCATTTGAAAGATGAGAATAATAGGCTTACCAAAACAATGATTGAGGTTTTAAAGCTTATTGGAAGATACAGTTTGAAGTACATGGGAGTCTCTTTTTTATCAAAAAATAAAATAGGTGAATTAACAGGGAAAAGCCGAAGAACGGTTATCCGTGTTTGTCAAAAATTAGAGGAATTTGGAATGATCAGGCAGTATGCACTTAAGCGCAAAAGCGACAATCAGCAAACGTCAAATGCTATTGTCATTCTGCCTCATCAGAAAAAGCAAAATGTCACACAAGAGAGATTGCAAATTGTCACACCAATAAGCCATCCTTCCTTAAGCATAAAAACAGAATTAAAAACGTATCCGGAGATTGAACCCCTGTCACCTTTTCAAACATTTCAGCACATGTGCCATTGCTTTATAGAAGATCAGAAATTGATTAGCCGCATGTATGGAATATATCAGGCGCATATTGTTCATTTAAAAGACATTTACATAGAAAAGACCTTATTAAGCATAGGAATTGAAGCAGCAAAAATTGCGTTTCAAGCAGTAAAGCGAAAAAAGATACGCAGTATTTCAGGATATTTCAATGGGGTTCTAAATCAGCTGCTTGATCGATTGTATTTTGAGGATATGGAGGAGAATCACTGGTGTTGTAATGATTGA
- a CDS encoding sensor histidine kinase, which yields MFKRYINNGISPYIWAVLSILPFYFILQSSSTAEIIIGISLTILFFIIFRFAFISKGWPVYVWTCLLIAISFTSMFLFTYIYFAFYIAYLIGNIRDRIAFLTLYIIHLVVTTVAINLSIILQEASFLEQLPFIIITCISVILLPFNIYNKKERGQLEEKLEDANKKISEFVKLEERQRIARDLHDTLGQKLSLIGLKSDLARKLIYKDPEKAREELKDVQATARTALNEVRKMVSQMRGIRLKEEMVRVKQILKAAEIEFVLEQDAALSNVSLLTENILSMCLKEAVNNVVRHSKATTCYFRVEQTWDGIVMTVRDDGIGSITEGDFTKGNGLNGMKERLEFVNGSLEIHSEIGTTLIIKVPNDVKQKDKEDLI from the coding sequence ATGTTTAAACGATATATTAATAACGGAATTTCTCCTTATATATGGGCCGTACTCAGCATTCTGCCATTTTATTTTATCCTTCAATCATCCTCAACGGCTGAGATCATCATTGGAATCTCTTTGACCATTTTATTTTTTATTATTTTTAGGTTTGCATTTATTTCAAAGGGCTGGCCTGTTTATGTTTGGACGTGTCTATTAATCGCCATTTCTTTTACGTCGATGTTTTTATTTACTTACATTTACTTTGCGTTTTATATTGCATATCTGATAGGAAATATAAGAGACCGCATCGCTTTTTTGACACTTTACATCATCCATTTAGTTGTTACTACAGTTGCCATTAACCTCAGTATTATTTTACAGGAAGCATCTTTTTTAGAGCAGCTTCCATTTATTATTATCACGTGCATCAGTGTCATTCTTCTTCCTTTTAATATCTATAATAAGAAGGAGAGGGGACAGCTTGAAGAAAAGCTTGAGGATGCCAACAAGAAAATCTCCGAGTTTGTAAAGCTTGAAGAGCGTCAGAGAATTGCCCGCGATCTGCATGATACGTTAGGACAAAAGCTTTCGCTTATCGGTCTGAAAAGTGATCTGGCCAGAAAATTAATCTATAAAGATCCTGAAAAAGCCCGCGAAGAATTAAAAGATGTTCAGGCTACAGCAAGGACAGCTTTAAATGAAGTGAGAAAGATGGTCTCGCAAATGCGGGGCATCAGGCTTAAAGAAGAAATGGTCCGCGTAAAACAGATTTTAAAAGCGGCTGAAATCGAGTTTGTGCTTGAACAGGATGCGGCACTTTCTAATGTTTCCCTGCTTACTGAAAATATATTGAGCATGTGTTTAAAAGAAGCGGTGAACAATGTTGTGAGGCACAGCAAGGCAACAACCTGTTATTTCCGGGTTGAACAGACATGGGACGGAATTGTGATGACGGTCCGTGATGATGGAATCGGAAGCATCACAGAGGGTGATTTTACAAAAGGCAACGGACTGAACGGCATGAAAGAGCGCTTGGAATTTGTAAATGGAAGTCTCGAGATTCACTCAGAAATAGGAACCACGCTTATCATTAAAGTACCGAATGATGTAAAACAAAAGGATAAGGAGGATCTCATATGA
- a CDS encoding DoxX family protein, producing the protein MAWLRGTKMAIVWTVLRIWLGIQWFEAGIGKITGGFDATGYVQGAIAKAGGDHPAVQGWYAAFLKHALLPNADLINFLVPWGETLVGIALVAGLATLPALLAGAFMNLNFMLSGTTSTNPILYTAAMVLMAAGAVAWFYGADRFAIPSIKNYLKRTKGLKKTNQKHAAAH; encoded by the coding sequence ATGGCATGGTTAAGAGGAACAAAGATGGCAATTGTTTGGACGGTTTTGCGGATCTGGCTTGGTATACAATGGTTTGAAGCAGGCATTGGAAAGATTACTGGCGGTTTTGATGCGACAGGTTATGTACAGGGTGCAATTGCAAAAGCGGGAGGGGATCATCCTGCTGTACAAGGCTGGTATGCGGCATTTCTGAAACATGCACTTTTGCCGAATGCTGATCTGATCAATTTTCTGGTTCCGTGGGGTGAAACGCTTGTTGGAATTGCTTTAGTTGCAGGGCTTGCAACACTCCCGGCTCTATTGGCAGGTGCATTCATGAATCTGAATTTCATGCTGTCTGGGACAACAAGCACAAATCCAATCCTCTACACCGCAGCTATGGTATTAATGGCAGCAGGTGCAGTAGCATGGTTTTATGGGGCTGACCGCTTTGCCATTCCATCTATCAAAAATTATTTGAAACGAACTAAAGGGCTGAAAAAAACGAATCAAAAACATGCAGCAGCTCATTAA
- a CDS encoding DinB family protein, whose protein sequence is MNKRPEQNEYAKYYAGYISMIPEGDIEQLLKQQVKDTLHLLNDLSEAEGEFRYAPGKWSIKEVIGHVVDTERIMAYRLLSIARGDAAQLPGYDENAYVAQANFNQEKMEDLLQNLFVVREGTLLLLKSLKEKDWQRWGTANELGVTVRAIACIIAGHELHHRKILKERYLGAKEFSAG, encoded by the coding sequence ATGAACAAACGCCCGGAACAAAATGAATATGCAAAGTATTATGCAGGATATATCAGCATGATACCTGAAGGAGATATTGAACAGCTTTTAAAGCAGCAAGTAAAGGATACCCTGCATTTGCTTAACGACCTTTCTGAAGCAGAAGGGGAATTCAGATACGCACCGGGTAAATGGAGCATAAAGGAAGTGATCGGCCATGTTGTGGATACGGAAAGAATCATGGCATACCGTCTTTTATCCATTGCAAGGGGAGATGCGGCGCAGCTGCCTGGCTATGATGAAAATGCATATGTAGCTCAGGCGAATTTTAATCAGGAGAAGATGGAAGATCTCCTTCAGAACCTGTTCGTTGTCCGAGAGGGAACGCTGCTCCTGCTTAAGAGTTTAAAAGAAAAAGACTGGCAGAGATGGGGAACAGCAAATGAATTGGGTGTTACAGTACGGGCGATAGCATGTATTATTGCCGGTCATGAGCTTCATCACCGAAAAATCCTTAAAGAACGCTATTTGGGGGCAAAAGAATTTTCAGCTGGATGA